The sequence AGACACAACAGCAACGCCATAGTCTCTCCTCAGCCTAAATAGCTTCTCAGGGCAAAAACATCACTCAGATTGCAGGTTCCGGTGACGAGGGAACGGGGCGATCGCCCCTTTTTCTCTAGCGAAGGGTTGCAGTTGATGAACGACGCTCTGGCTAAAGGCCGATGTCGTCGTGTATCCTGGCGAACGACTCTGATTTCTGTTGTTTTAGATACATTAATAGCGTTTATCTAAGGAAACCCATGGTTAACAAGTACTTACTGTCTACCCTAACCGCTGGTGCGCTAGCGATTACCCTGGCGGCCTGTGAGCCCAGGGCAACTACCCCAGAGGTGGTGCCGCCCACCACAGAAGCCCCAGGCCAAGCGCCGGGAACCACTGAAGTGGGCGATCGCGCCGACTACAACGAAGTGCCTGTCCCTGAAGACGACAGCACGGTGGGTACAGACCCCACCCAAATTGCCCTAGCAGTATTTGGCAGCACCGAGCCAGGGGAAGGTAACTTTACTGAATACGCAGACCTGATCGAAGAAACCGACGCTGGAGCCCTAGTGTTACTCACCCAAACCGGCCTGGCCGACGACTCGGTGAACGGCATGCGCTATCGCTTAGAGTTTGTGCCCGAAGGCGACCAATGGCGGCTCGACTGGGCCGGACAACAGGCCCGCTGTCAGCCAGGGCGAGGCTCTGAAGACTGGACCACTGACCTGTGCAATTAAGCAAAAGTTCACTCTCGTTAGCGAAGATTATTCTGCGTTAAGACTATTAAAGACTATTGAAGAGTGGCGGTTCCTCAGGCTCCATCGGCCTGAGGATTAAGGAGATCAGCCTTTCGGATATCCTTCTATGACAACCACTCAGCGCATTGGCATTCTCACTAGCGGCGGCGACTGCCCCGGCCTCAACGCCGTCATTCGAGCGGTGGTCAAATGCGCCAATCGGCGTGGGTGGGATGTGATTGGCATTCCCTATAGCACCGATGGCTTTATGCAGGTGGCCGACGGCCAGTACGACCCCGACCACCTGCGGCTCACCGACCACGGCTACGACATTCCCGGCATTTTGCAGGGGCTCGATGTGCTGCAATTTCTCAGCGGCACCATTCTGGGCTCGCTCAGCAAAAGCCGCTTCGACGGGCCTGACCAAATGGCCAAAATTTTGGCGGGCTACGAAAAACTCAACCTCGATGCGCTAATTGCGATCGGTGGCGACGGCAGCCTCGATATTATCTACGACCTAGCCCAGCGCGGCGGCTGGAACCTGATCGGTATTCCCAAGACCATCGATAATGATGTGCCGTTTACCGAAAAATCGATTGGCTTCAATACCGCTGTGCAGACAGTGAACAGCGCCCTCTACGACCTCACCTTTACCGCTGCCAGCCACGATCGCGTCATGGTGGTCGAAGTCATGGGCCGCGACGCCGGGCACCTGGCCCTCCACGGCGGTATCGCGGGCGGGGCCGATGTGATTTTAATTCCTGAGCTGGTGCCCGAACTCAACCCCCTAGTTGTTACTCAGATCTGTCAGCACATTGCCGATCTGCGCCAGCGGGGCCGCAAGTTTGCCCTCGTGGTTGTGGCTGAAGGTGTCCATGGCGAAGACGGCAAGCCTCAGCACCTGATTGGCGAATCGTTGGCGACGGCGATCGCCGAGCGCAGCCGCACCCTCTGCCAAACCGGCGATACCGCCTACTGCGATATGGACCGGGTCGAAACTCGCGCCATGGTGCTGGGCCACATTCAGCGCAGCGGCATTCCTACTGCTAGCGATCGCCTGCTGGCCTCAGCCTTTGGCCGCAAAGCCGTAGACCTAATCGCCGAAGGCCGCTACAACCGCCTGGTGGTGTGGGAGGCAGGCCGCGTGCGCTCTAAAGACCTAGGTGACGTGATTGCCACCGTGCGTGAGTGCCACCTGCGCGGCATCTGCCCCAGCCCGGTCGAAACCGATAGCACCATGGTCAAAGTGGCCCGATCGCTCGGCATCTATGTGGGCGACCCCGACACCCTGCCCGACCCCAAGGCCGTTATGCAGGAAGCGCAAGTCGTTTAAGCCCCTGCACCACAGGACAGTTGAGGCTGGCTCCCTGTAGTCTAATCTGAGCAGTCTCGACTAAGACCATGGTTGCCAAAGGCTTTTTCAACGACGTTTCTCTCTCAGCGATCATCGCGGGGTTTGTCACCGTGCTGGTAGGCTTTACCAGTTCAGCGGTGATTGTGTTTCAGGCCGCCCAGGCGTTCAGTGCCACCCCCGCCGAAATCGCGTCCTGGATGTGGGCCTTGGGGTTGGGCATGGGCTTGACCTGCATTGGCCTATCGCTGCGCTACCGTGCGCCAGTGGTCACCGCTTGGTCTACACCGGGGGCGGCCTTGCTGATTACCTCGGCAACGGGGGTGCCCATGGCCGAGGCGATCGGGGCGTTTTTGCTGTCGGGAATGCTGATTACCCTTGCTGGATTTAGCGGTTGGTTTGAACGGTTGATGAGTCGCATTCCCCTGGCGCTGGCAGCAGGAATGCTGGCCGGGGTACTGCTGCGCTTTGGGCTGGATGTGTTTACGGCCATGCAGACCCAATTTGCCATGACCTTTGCCATGTTTTGCACCTACTTAGCCATGCGCCGCGCCCAGCCGCGCTACGCCGTAGTGGCGGCATTGGGGGTTGGTATTGCGATCGCAGCGCTGCAAAACCTGATCCAGTTCGACAGCGTGAGCCTGCAACTGGCTAGGCCCGTCTTCACGGTTCCCCAGTTTTCGCTCGGGGCGACGATTGGTGTGGCTCTACCGCTGTTTGTGGTCACGATGGCCTCTCAAAATGTGCCGGGGGTTGCCGTGCTGCGGGCCTCTGGCTATGGCACCGTGCCGATCTCGCCCGTCATTGGCTGGACCGGAGCCGCAACGGTGGTGCTCGCCCCATTTGGTGCCTTTGCCCTCAATTTGGCCGCCATTACCGCCGCCATTTGCATGGGGCGTGAGGCCCACGAAGACCCCGGCAAGCGCTATGTAGCGGCGATCGCCGCCGGGTTTTTCTACCTGCTGATCGGCTTTTTTGGCGCTACCGTCGCCGCCCTATTAGCCGCCTTCCCGCCAGAACTGGTGCTGGCGATCGCCGGTCTGGCCCTGTTTGGTACCATCGGCAACGGCTTGTTTACCGCCCTGCAAAACGAAGGCGATCGCGAACCCGCCCTAATCACCTTCTTGGTCACCGCTTCGGGCATCACGCTCTTTGGCATCGGCTCTGCGTTTTGGGGGCTAGTTGCCGGTTTACTAGCCCTGATCGTGTTTCAGTTCAAGCGCCCATCGTTAAACTCATAACCCTTCATGTTTGCTCTGAGGCACAGAACCAAGGATTGCTGAACCAGCCCCTCAGCGCCGCCGTCGATACTCAAATTCTCGCAACCGCCGCTGAAATTGCTGCCAGTGGTCATTCATCTCGGCTAGAGAAACCTCGAAACGCTGGGCGGGCTGGTCAGCCAGGGCGATCGCCACCAGCCCCTTTTGTACCTCTAAGCCAAAGTCGGCATACACCTGAGTGGCCGCCGCGCGATAGGCCGCTATCTGCAAAAAATAATCTTCCAACCACTGGGGCTGCTTGGGGCGCAGCGCCGTCTTCCAGTCGCACAGGTACAACTCACCGTCAATCATCACCAGCGCATCGGGAAAGCCCACAAACCCCGCCCTGTGCCACACCGCCCCTTCCACCAGCAGCACCTCTTCTACCTGGGCCAGTACCGACTGAATCGAGGCCCAATAGCCTGCTAAATCAGCCGAAATTTCGACCGGTTTGCCATTGAGGTGGGCGGCAATTTGCTTGTGCAAGCGAGTGCCCGCCGAAGACGCGTTGCCCGAAATGCGCTGGGCTTCGTCAACGCCCACCCGCTGCCGCCAGCGCTGAAGCGCTTCTCGTGCCTCCTGGGGTTTGGTGGCCGACAGCACGGTTGTGACACCGGGATAACAGCGGCCCTCAACCTCGTAAAGCATTTTATGATCGCGACGCACCCGTTTGGCCGCATAGCGAGGAAGTCGATGCACCATAGCCAAAAATCCTATACCGTCACGAAAGCCAAAACCCATCGCCGAGCACTTGGAGCAACGGCAATGGGTTTTGGGCAAGATTGGGTGGGGTGTAGCAGCGATCGCCAGCGACCCGCTAAACGTTGAGCCCTTTCTTACTGCGCTTTAACTGCTTATAAAGCGTCTTAATTTGGTCGTAGGCTTCATCGGGTGAAAGCTTGCCGCCGGTTTGCAGACCAGAAATGTAGCCAATGCGGTGGGCGAATTCCTGCAAATTGGCATTAAACGTGAGTTGCTGGGGCGAAAACTCACCGTAATAGCGACTGCGGGGGCAGAGAAAATTGTCAATTTCGTTACGATTAGAAGAATTAGATTGGGTCATTGAGTCACCCCCATTTATTTTATTAACCTAATTATAATCTTCCCTTAACCAATGTCGATCGTATCAAGGCCCTCAGCGATCGCCCCCCTTCTCACGATAGAAAATGCTTTGGTATTACTATTTGCCTAACTAAGGCTGGTCGATTGAACGACCAGTATTGTCTCAGGCAGAGAGGCTAAGGCTGGGTTGGTGCAACTCCAAGGTTTGCTCTACCGCCCAGGTGTGCAGGTCTTGCAAAGCGCGATCGCGGTATTGGCCGTAGCGCTCTTTTTTGCCCCGCACTTTTACCGGCAGGGGCGGCAAAATGCCAAAGTTTGGCGGCATCGGCTGAAAGTGCTTCGGTTCGGCGGAGGTAATGAAATCGATCAGCGCCCCCAGCATCATCGTTGCAGGCAGGGTTAAGGGATCTTGCCCCAAGGCCAGCCGGGCTGCATTTGTCCCCGCTAGCCAGCCACCCGCCACCGCCGCCGTATAGCCCTCGGTACCCACCAGCTGCCCCGCCGCCAGCAAAGTTGAGCGAGCCTTAAATTGCATCGTGGCGTGCAGCAGCTCGGGCGAATTTAAAAACGTGTTGCGGTGCATCACGCCCATCCGCACAAATTCGGCCTTCTCCAACCCCGGAATCAGGCGGAACACCCGTACCTGTTCGCCCCAGCGCAGGTTGGTCTGAAAGCCCACCATGTTCCACAGCTGGCCGCCCTTATCTTCCTGGCGCAGCTGCACCACGGCGTAGGGTTTCTTGCTCTTGTTCTCGGGGGCTTTAAAGTCGCCCAGGCGGGCATCGAACAGACCCACGGGCTTGAGCGGGCCGTAGCGCATGGTGTCTTCGCCGCGCCGCGCCATTTCTTCGATGGGCAGACAGGCTTCAAAGAATTTTGCCGTCTCGCGCTCAAAGTCCTTAAGCTCGGCCTGCTCCGCGTTGCACAGCTCAGTCCAAAAGTGCAGGTACTGCTCCTTATTCATGGGGCAGTTGAGGTAGGCGGCTTCCCCGCGATCGTAGCGCGAGGCCATAAAGGCCACCGACTGGTCAATGCTTTCACCCACCACAATTGGGCTGGCGGCGTCGAAAAAGCTCATGTAGCCCTGGCCCGTGAACCGCTCTAGGTCTACCGATAGGGCTTCGCTGGTGAGGGGGCCAGTGGTCAGCACGGTAATGCCATCGTCGGGAATGCGGGTTACTTCATCTCGGCGCAGCTCGATTAGCGGGTGCTGCTCTAGGGTTGCGGTGAGATCTTGGCTAAAGATGCCGCGATCGACCGCCAGGGCACCCCCCGCCGGTACCTGGTGCTGGTCGGCCTTGCCGATGACCACTGAGCCTAGCTGCCGCAGTTCTTCGTGGAGCAGGCCCGAGGCGCGATCGCTCGACATTGCCCCAAAGGAGTTGCTGCACACCAGTTCGGCGACGTGCTCGCTGTGGTGGGCCGGGGAGGTTTTGTGGGGGCGCATTTCGTGCAGCACCACGGGCACCCCGGCCTGGGCAATCTGCCAGGCGGCCTCGGTACCGGCCAGCCCGCCGCCGATCACATGAATGGGGTCTGGGGTTTGCACTGCGTAGCCCTCAAAATTCAGCTTTTCTAGGATAACGATTCTAGCCGATTGAAGGCGTTGCAGTACTTCTATCGTGCAGGCAACGATGGGTCTGGCGGAGGGTATTGAAAGTGATCAGGATTAACATCTGCACAGAAACACAGGCTCACTGTGGCAAATTTCAATGGCAAACCTGGACAAAAGGTAGGCTGTGGACTCGAACAACCTAGATGTTCTTGGGGCACGGTGGCACCCAACCCCACAGTGGGCTGCCTAAGCCGATCCACCACGGGATCGTCAAACCTCTGTCACAGGTCTGCCATAGGGCTCGGTTACGCTCAAGGCTATCTACAGACTATAGGGTCTGACCCGGCGGCAGCAGACCCTCTGCCTTGGCATCCTGGAGATGCCGATACGCGCTGGTTTCAGCTTCCTACCGTTCTGTGGCTAGTACTCTAAACCTGCTGCTGTGCTATGCCTCAACTTCGCCACCCTTTGGCCCTCATGTCTAAAATTGCCGCCTGGTCACCCGCCCAAAAAGCCCTGGCCCTCACCTCAACGCTGACCCTGGTTGGGCTACCCGTTCTCACTACAGCCGCCTGGGCTACCTGGCAAGATAGCCCCAAGAGCGTTTTAGACGAAGCTTGGCAAATCGTCCATCGCTCCTACGTTGACCCCAATTTTAACCAGATAGACTGGATGCAAGAGCGGCAGTCACTGCTGGGTCAGGAATACACCTCTCCGGATGCGGCCTACGCAGCGCTGGAGGACGTGCTGGCGAAGCTCAATGACCCTTACACCCGGTTTATGACACCGGAGGAGTTTCAGGCGTTTTCGAGTCAGACCAGTGGGCAGTTGGTGGGAGTGGGCATGCGCCTTGCCCTTGAACCCGATACCGAAGCGCTGATGGTGGTGCAGCCCATTGAAGGCTCTCCGGCCATGGCCGCCAACGTGCAGTCGGGGGATCGTATCTTGCAGATCAATGGTGCCTCGACCCAGGGTATGACCGTAGAGGCCGCCGCCAGCCAAATTCGCGGTGAAGCGGGCACGACGGTAGAGTTGCTAATGCAGCGCAACGATACGGCCCCCTTTGCCGTTACCCTCACCCGCGCCCGTATTGACCTGCCGGTGGTCACCTCAGCCCTGCGAGAAACCGAGGGGCAGCGCATTGGCTACCTACGCCTGAGCGAGTTTAATGCTCAGTCTGCCGAACAGATGGAGCGGGCGATCAAAAACCTGGAGCAGCAGCAGGTCGAGGGCTATGTGCTCGATCTGCGCAACAATCCAGGGGGAATTTTAGGGCAGGCGATCGCGATCGCCCGCATGTGGATCGATGAGGGTCCGATCGTGCGCACCGTAGATCGGGCTGGCCAGGCCGAAGCGGTCAGCGCCAACCATACCGCTCTGACCGACAAACCGTTGGTGGTGTTGGTCAACGGCAACTCAGCCAGTGCTAGCGAGGTGCTCACCGGGGCGCTGCAAGACGATCGCCGGGCTACAGTGGTGGGCACGCAGACCTTTGGCAAAGCCCTGGTGCAGTCGGTCAACCGCCTGCGGGATGGCTCGGGCCTGAATGTCACCATCGCCCACTACTACACTCCTTCCGGGGCCGACATCAACCACAAAGGCATTACGCCCGACCTAGTGGCCGAGTCACCCGAAGCCGCCCAGCGAGAGCTGTGGATGCACCCCGATCGCATCGGCACTGAGCAAGATAGTCAGTACGTGGTGGCAATTGACCAACTGCGAGGGGCGATTGCGGCTAGATCGTCAACCCAGGCACGCCGCTAGCACTTGACCAAGCTGATTGTGACAGACTCTAAACGTTGAGGGGGTCAGGTGTCAGGTTCATAGCAGACCTAGAACCTGACACCTGATACCACATCCGATTTGGTAAACCCCGGTTCATAATCCAGGAACCCCGTAGGGGCGTAGCATGCTACGCCCCTACAAATCGGAGGTATTCGTTCAGGATTCAGGATGAAACCGCAGGGGCGAACGGCCGTTCGCCCAGCGGAATCGGGAGTAGCCAAGTAGGATTTGGTATCCCCTCAAATTCGCGCTGAATAAAGCTAACTAGCCTGGTGATGAGGGGCCAGGTCATGGCAAAGCTGCCGGATGGACTCAGCCGGAGACGAGAGGCCAGGCTGTGACACCCGCTGGTAGCTGCGGTAAGCGGCCTGAAACTGCCCCAAACGGTGCAGGGCCACGCTGCGAAAAAGCCAGGCCTGACGGTGGCTGGGCGATCGCCAGAGGGCCTGATTGCAACAGGTGAGTGCCGCCTCGGGTTGGTTGAGCAAGATGAACAGCACCGCCTTTTGCACCCAAAACCGAGGATCGGCCAACCCAGCCAATTCCTGGGCCTGCTCCAGACTTTGCAAGGCGTCATCGTAGAGGCCCAGGCAAGCCAGGGCATCAGCGCGGCTAGACCAGCTCTCAGCATCGTGGGGATGAACCGTCAGAGCTTGCCTAAACTGCGCTAGCGCCTCACGATAGCGGCCCATCTCTAGGAGGAGTTTGCCCCGTTCGCGGTGGTGCCGGGCCTCGGTTTCGTAGTCAAGGGCGGGAATCGGGCGGGGCGGACGGTGGCCAGTGGGCAGAATTTGGCGATCTCGAACGCACGTTTCCATAGCGTTTGTCCTTTTTGAGTGAGAGAAGCGATTGATTTGGTGACTAACGTTAATGACCCGATGTGGCAACGGTGTGTCAGGAGCATTTCAGCGATATTGCAGAGCTGAAAACGGGCTAGGTTGTCATACTGCCGCCATGGCAATGCCACAGCTCGCCCTTAAGCTAATACCGAATCCGAATTCCATACCCCGCCTCCCAAACGGCCAACCCGCAGGGGCGCACGCCATGCGCCCGGCTGAACCGGGAGTAGCCAAGCAGGATATAGTCACTATCAATCGCCCGTTGGGAGTGAAAGACGCCACCTATGCCCACCGCATTGTGTTTCCCCAGACCGTCAGCATCGTTACCCACGAAGCTGGGAAACGCTCTCTTGCTACATTACTGGGGCTAGTGTCAGAGCATCTTCCAAGTCATCGTTTCCCCGGCCCGCAGCGGCACCAGGCCAGCATCGACAAAGGGCAGCTCATCGGGAATCCGCCAGGTCGTTTTGCTCAGGGTAATGCGATCGCCATTGCGCGGCAGCTGGTAAAAGTCTGGCCCATAAAAGCTGGCAAACGCCTCCAGTTTATCGAGGGCGTCAACACTCTCAAACGCCTCCGCGTACAGTTCCATCGCGTGCAACGCCGAAAAACACCCCGCGCAGCCACAGGCGCTTTCTTTGCCATTACGGGGATGGGGGGCGCTATCGGTGCCCAGAAAAAACTTGGGATTGCCTGAGGTCGCCGCCTGCAAAAGTGCCTGCCGGTGGGTCTCGCGCTTCAAAATGGGCAGGCAGTAGTAGTGGGGCCGCAGGCCTCCTTGAAACAAACTATTGCGGTTAAACAACAGATGCTGGGGAGTGATCGTCGCGGCGATGTTGTCGGTCGCCAAGACAAACTCCACCGCATCGGCGGTAGTAATGTGCTCTAACACCACCCGCAATTGCGGGAATCGCTGCTTTAGGGGCATCAAGTGTTTCTCAATAAACACTTTCTCGCGATCGAACATATCCACCGCTGAATCGGTGACTTCACCGTGGAGCAACAGCGGCATATCAACCTGCTGCATCGCCTCAAAGACGCGATCGCACTTGCTGATCTCGGTGACGCCAGAGTCTGAATTGGTCGTCGCCCCAGCGGGGTAATACTTCACGGCTTTGACAAACTCAGCCGCCTTGGCCGCCACAATCTCTTCGGGGTCGGTGTTGTCAGTGAGGTAGAGAGTCATCAACGGCTCAAACGGCTGGCCCGCTGGCACCGCCGCCAGAATGCGATCGCGGTAAGCCGCCGCCTCAGCCACCGAGCGCACCGGGGGCTTCAAATTGGGCATGACAATGGCGCGAGAAAATTGCCGCACCGTGTGGGGCAGTACCGCATTCAGGGCCGCACCGTCGCGCAGATGCAGGTGCCAATCGTCGGGTCGAGTAATCGTCAGCGTTTCCATAGGTTCATCATTCCATTGTTTAAGCCTAAATAAATTGAGATTGTCGAACTAATATAGCTGTGGCCAGCCTGGTTAAGACCTCTCCCTTAAGAACGTTTGAACGTTCACACGTTCTCAGGGCTTCTGGATGTTCTAACCCAGATGATCATGGCTATAACGGCGTTAGACGATGCGATCGCCCCTTCGATCGGCCTAATTCGCTAGCAAGAGGCTTCTCTCGAAAGGTAGAGGACAGAACTAGGGCGGCGATCTAGTTTTGAGGAGTCGCCTACGGGAGAATTCCGATGGATTTACTGACCTGGGCCATTATTGCCTTAGTTGTAGCCGTTATTGCCGGAGCGTTGGGGTTTACCGGCATTGCCCGAGGAGCCGCCACTATCGCCCGCGTTCTGTTTGGTATTTTTCTGGTGATCGCTCTGATTTTGTTTGTGATGGTGGTATTGGGCGTAGGCCTCGCCACCTGAGCTTAAATCCTGCTGGGCAACGCTCAAACCTATACCCCCCAAGGCCTAGCTCAGCCGCACCACAGCCTCATTATCCAGCAGCGTATTGCCGGTAAGAATATCTTCTACCGTAATGCGCAGCAGCCGATCGCTGTCTACTTGAAACAGCACCCGCACCCGATCGCTGCCCGGAAACCCCGGCGGGTCGAGCTGAGCGATCGTGCGGGCTCCCTCGCGATCGTTGAGGGGTTGCACCGAGGGGGAATCGCCGCCGAGCTGCCGCGTCACCAGCCGACCGTTTTCAAAGTACACCTCGGTCTGGGTGCTGGCTGCCCCCAGCTCACCGACAATCAGCTCAATACTCGGCTGCTTTTCCACCGAAGCGCCTAGAGTAATTTCTACAGGCGCACTCATCGGGTAGGGCTGCCCCTGGGGCAAAATCGAGTGCCAGCCGTGGCGGTTGTTGCGCCGATCCCAGTAGCGCATGCCATAGCTATGGTAGAGAAAGTCTTCGACCGCTAAGCCCTGGGCAATTTGCAACGCCCCCTGGGCGACGGCTTCAAAGGGGCGATCGCACCTTACCTTCTCGGCTCCAAACCGCTCCGTCACCCACCGCTGCACCGCTGGAATCTGCGCCGTGCCCCCCACCAGCAGCACCGCATCAATGGCGTCGGCCCCCAGGCCCTGGCGTTGCCCCTGCTGCAATACCTGGCTGAGTCCCTTTTCTAACCGCTCAAAAAACTGGTTTTCGCTCAAAATGGCTTCAAACTGGTCGCGGCTCAGGGCCAAGTCGTAGGTGTCAAAGGTTTCGTCGTCAAAGTAGGCTTCTGCCGCCTCCAGTTGGTTAGACAGGGCAATTTTTAGCCGCTCTGCCAGGCGCTGCACCACCGCTCCGCCGGGCACTCCTTGAGTGGCGAAATGCTCTACTAACCACTGGTCAATGTCGGCTCCGCCCAGGTTTTCGCCCGCCTTGGCCAGCACCCGTGCCACCTCTGGCTTTTGAGCGCTGGTTTGCTCGGCTCCCTGGCCCCGCCACTTGAGCAAAAAGCCCGTCGGCTTTTTCTGGGCCGGGGCCACCAGCCGCACCAACGACCAATCGAGAGTGCCGCCGCCAAAGTCGAGCACCAGCAGGGTTTGCTCCCCCGTTAATCCGTAGCCCAGGGCCGCCGCCGTCGGCTCATCGATCAGCCGCACTTCTTTAAAATCTAGGGCAGCAGCCACATCCCCCAGCCACAGGCGGTAGGCCTCAAAGCTATCGACAGGCACCGTCAGCACCAGGCTGTCGTCGTCTCCCGCTACGGCCCGCACCTGGGTGAGCAGCGATCGCAGAAACCACTCCCCCAACTGCTCAAAGGAGAGAGTTGTGCCGTCAATATCGGGCAGAAACCCTTGCAGCGGCGTGCCAATGCCGCGCTTAATATTGGCAAAAAAGCGGGGATCAGCGGCAATATCGAGGCCGCGATCGCGCACCATCTGCCCCACCATCACGCCACCAGCAGCGGGCTGCTCTACATAGATCAGGCTCGGCACTAGGGGCGGCACCGTCGCCAAGCTCACGCTCAGCCCCGGCAGGGCTAGGGTCTCTGGGCTTTCTGTGACTGGGTTCCAACGAGCGACGACGGTATTGCTGGTGCCAAAATCAACCGCTAAGGCCATGGGGGCAGAAAAACGACAGTGCTTCCTATCCTATCGGGAGTGGGGATCACCCGGCAGCTGTTTCTCCTGCTCTGGGTCCCGGCGATCGGCTGGCCAAGATTTAACCACCACCAGCGCCAGCGTCAACACCGTAAGGGGAATCACAAACAGCAGCATGACTTGGCTATAGAGCCCCAGCTGGGCATGGTCTGCCGCCCTCAAGATCAGGTAGGTGACGTAGGCGACGTAGTAGCCGGTAAACAGCCCCCCCTCCCAGCGGGTAATCACATTGCCGGTCAGAAAAATGGGCAGACAAGCCAGCGCTACCGCCACCATCACCGGCAAGTCAAAATACAGCACCGAGTTGGGAATGCTGATGCCCGTCCCCGACGACACCGCCGTCACCCCCAGCACAGTCAAAATGTTGAAAATGTTGCTGCCGACGACGTTGCCCACTGCAATGTCACGCTCTCCCCGAAAGGTGGCCACCGCCGAGGTCGCCAGTTCCGGTAATGACGTTCCTGCTGCCACAATCGTCAGGCCAATGACCAATTGGCTCACCCCGAGGGCCTGGGCAATGCTCACCGCGCCCGTGACAAACCACTGCGACCCCCACACCAACGCCACCAGCCCCAACCCCATGTAGGCCAGGTTAGTGATCCAAGTCCATTTGCCCGGGGGCGTGGGGCCATACTCGCGATCGTATTCTGACTGCACCTCGGCATTGGTTTCGCGGCGACTTTGGTAGATCAAAAATAGAGTGTAAACCAGGCCCCCAATCAGCAAGATAATGCCGTCGCTCGGTTGCAGCAGCTGGTCTAGAGAAAACAACAGCAGCAGCGCCGAAATACCCACCATAATTGGCACATCGAGCCGAATCAGCTGCTGGGCCACCGGCAGCGGGGCCAACAAGGACGACAGCCCCAAAATCACCAGCACGTTGAAAATGTTGCTGCCGATCACGTTGCCTAGGGCAATGTCACCCTGGCCCGCTAGGCTAGACTGCACACTCACGGCCATCTCTGGGGCGCTAGTTCCGTAGGCGACAATGGTTAGGCCAATAATCAGCGGCGAAATTCCTAGCAGCCCGGCCAGTTTAGACGCGCCCCGCACCAGCGACTCGGCCCCCACCAGCAATAGCCCCCCACCCGCAATCAGCAATAGGATGGCAACGGTCATACTTGCAAGCTCACTCGCTAAACGCTCTACTTAAAGGTGAAAAGTGGCCCCCCGCTTAAGGCAGGCGGGTGCTTAACCCCGTTAAGGCCAACCTCTAGTATGTCTGATTCTGATCCATCTCTGTTGAAAG is a genomic window of Nodosilinea sp. E11 containing:
- a CDS encoding S41 family peptidase, with product MPQLRHPLALMSKIAAWSPAQKALALTSTLTLVGLPVLTTAAWATWQDSPKSVLDEAWQIVHRSYVDPNFNQIDWMQERQSLLGQEYTSPDAAYAALEDVLAKLNDPYTRFMTPEEFQAFSSQTSGQLVGVGMRLALEPDTEALMVVQPIEGSPAMAANVQSGDRILQINGASTQGMTVEAAASQIRGEAGTTVELLMQRNDTAPFAVTLTRARIDLPVVTSALRETEGQRIGYLRLSEFNAQSAEQMERAIKNLEQQQVEGYVLDLRNNPGGILGQAIAIARMWIDEGPIVRTVDRAGQAEAVSANHTALTDKPLVVLVNGNSASASEVLTGALQDDRRATVVGTQTFGKALVQSVNRLRDGSGLNVTIAHYYTPSGADINHKGITPDLVAESPEAAQRELWMHPDRIGTEQDSQYVVAIDQLRGAIAARSSTQARR
- a CDS encoding PD-(D/E)XK nuclease family protein, coding for MVHRLPRYAAKRVRRDHKMLYEVEGRCYPGVTTVLSATKPQEAREALQRWRQRVGVDEAQRISGNASSAGTRLHKQIAAHLNGKPVEISADLAGYWASIQSVLAQVEEVLLVEGAVWHRAGFVGFPDALVMIDGELYLCDWKTALRPKQPQWLEDYFLQIAAYRAAATQVYADFGLEVQKGLVAIALADQPAQRFEVSLAEMNDHWQQFQRRLREFEYRRRR
- a CDS encoding benzoate/H(+) symporter BenE family transporter, translating into MVAKGFFNDVSLSAIIAGFVTVLVGFTSSAVIVFQAAQAFSATPAEIASWMWALGLGMGLTCIGLSLRYRAPVVTAWSTPGAALLITSATGVPMAEAIGAFLLSGMLITLAGFSGWFERLMSRIPLALAAGMLAGVLLRFGLDVFTAMQTQFAMTFAMFCTYLAMRRAQPRYAVVAALGVGIAIAALQNLIQFDSVSLQLARPVFTVPQFSLGATIGVALPLFVVTMASQNVPGVAVLRASGYGTVPISPVIGWTGAATVVLAPFGAFALNLAAITAAICMGREAHEDPGKRYVAAIAAGFFYLLIGFFGATVAALLAAFPPELVLAIAGLALFGTIGNGLFTALQNEGDREPALITFLVTASGITLFGIGSAFWGLVAGLLALIVFQFKRPSLNS
- the trmFO gene encoding FADH(2)-oxidizing methylenetetrahydrofolate--tRNA-(uracil(54)-C(5))-methyltransferase TrmFO; translation: MQTPDPIHVIGGGLAGTEAAWQIAQAGVPVVLHEMRPHKTSPAHHSEHVAELVCSNSFGAMSSDRASGLLHEELRQLGSVVIGKADQHQVPAGGALAVDRGIFSQDLTATLEQHPLIELRRDEVTRIPDDGITVLTTGPLTSEALSVDLERFTGQGYMSFFDAASPIVVGESIDQSVAFMASRYDRGEAAYLNCPMNKEQYLHFWTELCNAEQAELKDFERETAKFFEACLPIEEMARRGEDTMRYGPLKPVGLFDARLGDFKAPENKSKKPYAVVQLRQEDKGGQLWNMVGFQTNLRWGEQVRVFRLIPGLEKAEFVRMGVMHRNTFLNSPELLHATMQFKARSTLLAAGQLVGTEGYTAAVAGGWLAGTNAARLALGQDPLTLPATMMLGALIDFITSAEPKHFQPMPPNFGILPPLPVKVRGKKERYGQYRDRALQDLHTWAVEQTLELHQPSLSLSA
- a CDS encoding tetratricopeptide repeat protein, which gives rise to METCVRDRQILPTGHRPPRPIPALDYETEARHHRERGKLLLEMGRYREALAQFRQALTVHPHDAESWSSRADALACLGLYDDALQSLEQAQELAGLADPRFWVQKAVLFILLNQPEAALTCCNQALWRSPSHRQAWLFRSVALHRLGQFQAAYRSYQRVSQPGLSSPAESIRQLCHDLAPHHQAS
- a CDS encoding ATP-dependent 6-phosphofructokinase, yielding MTTTQRIGILTSGGDCPGLNAVIRAVVKCANRRGWDVIGIPYSTDGFMQVADGQYDPDHLRLTDHGYDIPGILQGLDVLQFLSGTILGSLSKSRFDGPDQMAKILAGYEKLNLDALIAIGGDGSLDIIYDLAQRGGWNLIGIPKTIDNDVPFTEKSIGFNTAVQTVNSALYDLTFTAASHDRVMVVEVMGRDAGHLALHGGIAGGADVILIPELVPELNPLVVTQICQHIADLRQRGRKFALVVVAEGVHGEDGKPQHLIGESLATAIAERSRTLCQTGDTAYCDMDRVETRAMVLGHIQRSGIPTASDRLLASAFGRKAVDLIAEGRYNRLVVWEAGRVRSKDLGDVIATVRECHLRGICPSPVETDSTMVKVARSLGIYVGDPDTLPDPKAVMQEAQVV